One part of the Coffea eugenioides isolate CCC68of chromosome 10, Ceug_1.0, whole genome shotgun sequence genome encodes these proteins:
- the LOC113750515 gene encoding uncharacterized protein LOC113750515, which yields MPHQKSRDEPPIVVTAPPPFPSQFAMSKKEKQEQEILKTFRKVEVNIPLLDAIKQILRYEKFLKELCTTQKKLKGNEKVHLGEKVSAVLQKKLPPKCKDPGMFTIPYKIENIRIEKAMLDLSASINVMPRSIYNILNLGPLKEMGIIIQLANRSNAYPDEVLEDILVQVDKLIFPVNFYVFDMKEDNSTNSPPILLERPFLRTSRTNIDVYSGTLTMEFDGDIIKFNIYDAMKYPNESHSVFVIDVIDFLTQQTFELTDDDVSKATITSGLDRKYIQKIRGKFDFFLELQETSFELDSLKTVGYDVPYVELLRSHSKLLLSIVQVPKLELN from the coding sequence ATGCCACATCAAAAATCCAGAGATGAACCTCCAATAGTGGTGACAGCTCCTCCTCCATTTCCCAGTCAATTTGCAATGTCAAAGAAAGAGAAGCAAGAGCAAGAGATTCTAAAAACTTTTCGCAAGGTTGAGGTAAATATTCCCCTTTTAGATGCAATTAAGCAAATTCTTAGATATGAAAAGTTTCTTAAAGAATTATGCACTactcaaaaaaaattgaaaggaaatgaaaaagtGCATCTAGGGGAGAAAGTCTCAGCAGTGCTTCAGAAAAAGTTGCCTCCAAAATGTaaggatccaggtatgtttactattcctTACAAAATTGAAAATATTAGGATTGAGAAAGCAATGTTGGATTTGAGTGCTTCTATAAATGTTATGCCTCGTTCTATTTATAATATATTGAATCTTGGTCCTTTAAAAGAGATGGGTATAATAATTCAACTTGCTAATAGGTCAAACGCTTATCCTGATGAGGTTTTGGAGGACATATTAGTTCAAGTAGACAAATTGATTTTTCCTGTAAATTTTTATGTGTTTGATATGAAGGAAGATAATTCTACTAATTCACCTCCAATTTTGTTAGAAAGGCCATTTTTGAGAACATCTAGAACTAACATTGATGTTTACTCTGGAACACTgactatggaatttgatggcGATATTATAAAATTCAATATTTATGATGCCATGAAATATCCTAATGAATCTCATTCAGTCTTTGTTATAGATGTAATTGACTTTTTGACGCAGCAAACTTTTGAACTAACTGATGATGATGTTTCGAAAGCCACTATTACCAGTGGTCTTGATCGAAAGTATATTCAAAAGATAAGAGGAAAGTTTGACTTTTTCCTTGAATTGCAAGAAACTAGTTTTGAATTAGATTCTCTTAAAACTGTAGGCTATGATGTGCCTTATGTTGAATTGCTACGGTCTCATTCAAAACTTTTACTATCTATTGTACAGGTCCCGAAGTTGGAATTGAATTAA